In a single window of the Harpia harpyja isolate bHarHar1 chromosome 3, bHarHar1 primary haplotype, whole genome shotgun sequence genome:
- the WDR89 gene encoding WD repeat-containing protein 89 isoform X1 translates to MHYLSARFLTMLGTAFEMTAVEKIEEQLASLRIAKRSTLSEEPAYLLDIDVSKPAQSESSRFVAVSCSNKSIRVYNRETLNFLREYSSRPGILNGVRFARACDSIVFSACSDGTVKCWDIRVATQKAVQVFSGYPSNVFISFDINCSDLIICAGTEKVEKDTFLVFWDARGITDCASATKEPLGVYSESHNDDITKICFHPIEPNLVVSGSTDGLVNVFDINKDNEDDALISTCNSDSSVSFIGWSGKDYKQVYCMTHDEGFCWWDIAQLDTEEPITLLHVLDVRDTVCIENDSLHYLVGGLYHEKADKLFLIGGTSTGNIHLISCSTEGLSLVGTLCGGHSAAVRSFCWNLTDESLLTGGEDAQLLLWKPGAVERSLAKKASMKIASSVQKRVRVHNSSLKSRKK, encoded by the exons ATGCATTATCTCTCTGCAAG GTTTCTGACAATGTTAGGAACAGCATTTGAGATGACTGCAGTAGAGAAGATTGAGGAGCAGCTTGCTAGTCTGCGCATAGCAAAACGTTCTACTCTAAGTGAGGAACCTGCTTACTTACTGGATATAGACGTTTCCAAACCTGCTCAATCTGAAAGCAGTCGCTTTGTGGCAGTTTCGTGTTCCAATAAGTCAATTAGGGTGTATAACAGGGAAACATTAAACTTCCTGCGGGAGTACAGTAGCCGTCCTGGGATACTTAATGGAGTCAGATTTGCACGCGCATGTGACAGCATAGTGTTTTCCGCATGCAGTGACGGTACAGTAAAATGTTGGGATATTCGTGTAGCAACTCAGAAAGCCGTGCAGGTATTTAGTGGCTATCCTTCCAATGTTTTCATCAGTTTTGATATCAATTGCAGTGATCTCATAATTTGTGCTGGAACAGAAAAAGTTGAAAAGGACACGTTTCTGGTGTTCTGGGATGCAAGAGGCATTACAGACTGTGCCAGCGCAACTAAAGAACCCTTGGGAGTCTATTCTGAAAGTCACAATGATGATATCactaaaatttgttttcatcCTATCGAACCCAACTTGGTAGTTTCCGGGTCAACTGATGGGTTGGTTAATGTGTTTGACATTAACAAGGATAATGAAGATGATGCTTTGATATCAACTTGCAATTCAGATTCATCAGTAAGTTTTATTGGCTGGTCTGGGAAAGATTATAAACAGGTCTACTGCATGACACACGATGAGGGATTTTGTTGGTGGGACATAGCTCAGTTAGATACCGAAGAACCAATAACACTATTGCATGTTCTGGATGTCAGAGACACGGTCTGCATTGAAAACGACAGCTTACATTACCTGGTAGGTGGCTTGTACCACGAAAAGGCAGACAAACTCTTTCTTATTGGGGGAACGTCCACAGGAAACATTCACCTAATCAGCTGCAGCACTGAGGGACTGAGCCTGGTGGGTACCCTTTGCGGAGGACACTCTGCCGCTGTTCGCTCTTTCTGCTGGAACCTGACAGATGAGTCTCTGTTGACGGGTGGAGAGGATGCTCAGCTGTTGCTATGGAAACCCGGAGCTGTGGAAAGATCCCTCGCAAAGAAAGCATCTATGAAGATTGCTTCTTCTGTGCAGAAGAGAGTAAGGGTTCACAACAGCTCcctcaaaagcaggaaaaagtaa
- the WDR89 gene encoding WD repeat-containing protein 89 isoform X2 — translation MLGTAFEMTAVEKIEEQLASLRIAKRSTLSEEPAYLLDIDVSKPAQSESSRFVAVSCSNKSIRVYNRETLNFLREYSSRPGILNGVRFARACDSIVFSACSDGTVKCWDIRVATQKAVQVFSGYPSNVFISFDINCSDLIICAGTEKVEKDTFLVFWDARGITDCASATKEPLGVYSESHNDDITKICFHPIEPNLVVSGSTDGLVNVFDINKDNEDDALISTCNSDSSVSFIGWSGKDYKQVYCMTHDEGFCWWDIAQLDTEEPITLLHVLDVRDTVCIENDSLHYLVGGLYHEKADKLFLIGGTSTGNIHLISCSTEGLSLVGTLCGGHSAAVRSFCWNLTDESLLTGGEDAQLLLWKPGAVERSLAKKASMKIASSVQKRVRVHNSSLKSRKK, via the coding sequence ATGTTAGGAACAGCATTTGAGATGACTGCAGTAGAGAAGATTGAGGAGCAGCTTGCTAGTCTGCGCATAGCAAAACGTTCTACTCTAAGTGAGGAACCTGCTTACTTACTGGATATAGACGTTTCCAAACCTGCTCAATCTGAAAGCAGTCGCTTTGTGGCAGTTTCGTGTTCCAATAAGTCAATTAGGGTGTATAACAGGGAAACATTAAACTTCCTGCGGGAGTACAGTAGCCGTCCTGGGATACTTAATGGAGTCAGATTTGCACGCGCATGTGACAGCATAGTGTTTTCCGCATGCAGTGACGGTACAGTAAAATGTTGGGATATTCGTGTAGCAACTCAGAAAGCCGTGCAGGTATTTAGTGGCTATCCTTCCAATGTTTTCATCAGTTTTGATATCAATTGCAGTGATCTCATAATTTGTGCTGGAACAGAAAAAGTTGAAAAGGACACGTTTCTGGTGTTCTGGGATGCAAGAGGCATTACAGACTGTGCCAGCGCAACTAAAGAACCCTTGGGAGTCTATTCTGAAAGTCACAATGATGATATCactaaaatttgttttcatcCTATCGAACCCAACTTGGTAGTTTCCGGGTCAACTGATGGGTTGGTTAATGTGTTTGACATTAACAAGGATAATGAAGATGATGCTTTGATATCAACTTGCAATTCAGATTCATCAGTAAGTTTTATTGGCTGGTCTGGGAAAGATTATAAACAGGTCTACTGCATGACACACGATGAGGGATTTTGTTGGTGGGACATAGCTCAGTTAGATACCGAAGAACCAATAACACTATTGCATGTTCTGGATGTCAGAGACACGGTCTGCATTGAAAACGACAGCTTACATTACCTGGTAGGTGGCTTGTACCACGAAAAGGCAGACAAACTCTTTCTTATTGGGGGAACGTCCACAGGAAACATTCACCTAATCAGCTGCAGCACTGAGGGACTGAGCCTGGTGGGTACCCTTTGCGGAGGACACTCTGCCGCTGTTCGCTCTTTCTGCTGGAACCTGACAGATGAGTCTCTGTTGACGGGTGGAGAGGATGCTCAGCTGTTGCTATGGAAACCCGGAGCTGTGGAAAGATCCCTCGCAAAGAAAGCATCTATGAAGATTGCTTCTTCTGTGCAGAAGAGAGTAAGGGTTCACAACAGCTCcctcaaaagcaggaaaaagtaa